Proteins from one Rhizobium sp. BT04 genomic window:
- a CDS encoding ABC transporter permease, translating to MSWLRRLLRTPEGAAGLAILLVLMSAGLLAPVVSPGDPLRIAGHALLAPFTDPAFPLGTDRLGRDILAGVLYGARTSLAVGLTAAFSAMVLGVFVGMAAGFAGGLVDEALMRVVDAFQIVPAFLLALAFVSTIGVSTPVVVLAIALGAWADPARLTRAQVLSIREQDYVASARVIGMHPAEIAFREILPNALPPVLALSATIVAGAVLTEAALSFLGLGNPNIATWGSMIAEGRSVLRSASYLSVIPGAALAVTVLGVHLFSEGLGKALGNDGARAA from the coding sequence ATGAGCTGGCTGCGGCGCCTGCTGCGCACACCGGAAGGTGCGGCCGGACTTGCGATCCTTCTCGTCCTGATGTCGGCAGGGCTGCTCGCTCCCGTCGTTTCGCCGGGCGATCCGCTGAGAATTGCCGGCCACGCCCTGCTGGCGCCGTTCACAGATCCGGCTTTTCCGCTCGGCACCGACCGTCTCGGCCGCGACATCCTGGCGGGGGTGCTCTACGGCGCCAGAACCTCGCTTGCCGTCGGCCTGACGGCGGCGTTTTCGGCCATGGTGCTCGGCGTCTTCGTCGGCATGGCGGCCGGTTTTGCCGGCGGGCTCGTCGACGAGGCGCTGATGCGGGTGGTTGACGCCTTCCAGATCGTGCCAGCTTTTTTGCTCGCCCTTGCTTTCGTCAGCACGATCGGGGTGTCGACGCCGGTTGTCGTCCTAGCCATCGCGCTCGGCGCCTGGGCCGATCCGGCGCGGCTGACGCGGGCGCAGGTGCTGTCGATCCGCGAACAGGATTATGTTGCCTCGGCAAGGGTGATCGGCATGCATCCGGCCGAGATCGCCTTCCGGGAAATCCTGCCGAATGCGCTGCCGCCGGTGCTGGCGCTTTCCGCCACCATCGTCGCCGGTGCTGTTCTCACCGAGGCAGCGCTGTCCTTCCTTGGCCTCGGCAATCCCAATATCGCCACCTGGGGTTCGATGATTGCCGAGGGCCGCAGCGTGCTGCGTTCGGCATCCTATCTCTCGGTCATACCGGGCGCGGCGCTCGCCGTGACCGTGCTCGGCGTTCATCTCTTCAGCGAGGGTCTCGGCAAGGCGCTTGGCAATGACGGCGCGAGGGCGGCATGA
- a CDS encoding ABC transporter permease translates to MKRAIILLRRRAISSIPVLLIVVIFTFFLLESASGDAVDAYLGSIGGGDAALVQSLRESYGLDRSMLARLWLYLSSLARLDLGWSVAFNRPVGALITERLPNTLLLMGSATALSFGLGAALGILAGARPGSLRDRLLSIGSLIVYAIPSFWLGLVLSIAFSVKLRWFPIAGIETIASGKTGFARALDIADHLVLPVGALALIYLALFLRVMRSGMAEAWKLDFVLFARAKGLARSRIVLRHVARNALLPLVTMLGLQSAAMLGGSVVIESVFAIPGFGRLAQEAVNGRDAPLLMGIVVTSAVLVISVNFLVDLVYAALDPRIGASEGGI, encoded by the coding sequence GTGAAACGAGCCATCATCCTCCTGAGGCGCAGGGCGATCAGCAGCATTCCGGTGCTGCTGATCGTGGTGATCTTCACCTTCTTCCTGCTTGAATCGGCCTCGGGCGATGCCGTCGACGCCTATCTGGGCTCGATCGGCGGCGGCGATGCGGCCCTGGTCCAGTCGCTGCGCGAGAGCTACGGCCTCGACCGGTCCATGCTCGCCCGCCTATGGCTCTATCTTTCATCGCTGGCACGCCTCGATCTCGGCTGGTCGGTCGCCTTCAACAGGCCGGTCGGCGCGCTCATCACAGAACGCCTGCCCAACACGCTGCTGCTGATGGGCAGCGCGACGGCGCTTTCCTTCGGCCTCGGCGCGGCGCTCGGCATCCTTGCCGGGGCGCGGCCGGGAAGCTTGCGCGACCGATTGCTGTCGATCGGTTCGCTGATCGTCTATGCCATCCCGAGTTTCTGGCTCGGCCTGGTTCTGAGCATCGCTTTCTCGGTGAAGCTGCGTTGGTTTCCGATCGCCGGCATTGAAACGATCGCCTCCGGTAAGACGGGATTTGCCCGCGCGCTCGATATTGCGGATCATCTGGTTCTGCCGGTCGGCGCGCTTGCCCTGATCTATCTCGCCTTGTTCCTGCGGGTGATGCGCAGCGGCATGGCGGAGGCCTGGAAGCTCGATTTCGTGCTCTTCGCCCGCGCCAAAGGCCTGGCGCGCAGCCGGATCGTGCTGCGCCATGTGGCGCGCAATGCGCTGCTGCCGCTCGTCACCATGCTCGGGCTGCAATCGGCGGCGATGCTGGGCGGCAGCGTGGTGATCGAGAGCGTCTTTGCGATCCCGGGTTTCGGGCGGCTGGCACAGGAAGCTGTCAATGGCCGCGATGCGCCGCTGCTGATGGGCATCGTCGTCACCAGCGCCGTTCTCGTCATCTCGGTCAATTTCCTCGTCGATCTCGTCTATGCCGCGCTCGACCCGCGCATCGGCGCGTCGGAGGGCGGCATATGA
- a CDS encoding ABC transporter substrate-binding protein: MTVPSISRRTLMKGTALFLASTALARQALAQTAPAGGRLIVAADSEPKNLNPAIVASNGVFFIASKVIEPLAEASFDGKDGLSPRLATSWEGSADGLSVTFKLRDGVTWHDGKPFTSVDVAFSALKIWKPLQNLGRLVFANLEAVDTPDDYTAIFRFSKPTPFQLIRNALPVVTSVVAKHIFDGTDIATNPANNTLVGTGPFKFAEHKPGEYYRLTRNENYWDKDQPKLDEIVFRVLPDRGSAGSALEAEEIQLAAFSAVPLADLDRISKVAGIKVISKGYEALTYQLVVEINHRRKELADLKVRQAIAHAIDKKFVVDTIFLGYAAASTGPVPKNAPEFYTPDVATYDFNPAAANEILDKAGYKQGPDGNRFTLKLRPAPYFNETRQFGDYLRQALAKIGIDAEIVNADAAAHQKAVYTDHDFDLAVGPPVFRGDPAISTTILVRSGTPDGVPFSNQGGYVNPELDKIIQQASETVDTAARTDLYRKFQQLVVADLPLINVAEWGFITVARDTVLNVSNNPRWAVSNWGDTALQS; the protein is encoded by the coding sequence ATGACCGTACCATCTATCTCGCGGCGCACACTGATGAAGGGCACGGCCCTGTTCCTCGCTTCGACGGCGCTCGCCCGCCAGGCGCTGGCGCAGACCGCTCCCGCCGGTGGCCGGCTGATCGTTGCGGCCGATTCCGAGCCGAAGAACCTCAATCCTGCGATCGTCGCCTCGAACGGCGTCTTCTTCATCGCCAGCAAGGTGATCGAGCCACTCGCCGAAGCGTCGTTCGACGGCAAGGACGGACTTTCGCCGCGACTTGCCACCTCCTGGGAGGGCTCGGCCGACGGTCTTTCCGTCACCTTCAAGCTGCGCGACGGCGTCACCTGGCACGACGGCAAGCCGTTTACCTCAGTCGATGTCGCCTTCTCCGCGCTCAAGATCTGGAAGCCGTTGCAGAATCTCGGCCGCCTGGTCTTTGCCAATCTCGAAGCCGTCGATACGCCGGATGATTACACTGCCATTTTCCGTTTCTCCAAGCCGACGCCGTTCCAGCTGATCCGCAACGCGCTGCCTGTTGTAACAAGCGTCGTTGCCAAGCATATTTTCGACGGCACCGATATCGCCACCAATCCGGCCAACAATACGCTCGTCGGCACCGGCCCGTTCAAGTTCGCCGAACACAAGCCCGGCGAATATTACCGGCTGACGCGCAATGAAAATTATTGGGACAAGGACCAGCCGAAACTCGATGAGATCGTCTTCCGCGTGCTGCCCGATCGCGGGTCGGCAGGTTCGGCGCTCGAAGCCGAGGAAATCCAGCTTGCCGCCTTCTCGGCGGTGCCGCTCGCCGATCTCGACCGCATCTCGAAGGTCGCCGGCATCAAGGTGATTTCGAAGGGCTACGAGGCCCTGACCTATCAGCTCGTCGTCGAGATCAATCACCGCCGCAAGGAACTGGCCGATCTGAAAGTCCGTCAGGCGATCGCGCATGCGATCGACAAGAAATTCGTGGTTGACACGATCTTCCTCGGTTACGCCGCTGCCTCCACCGGCCCGGTGCCGAAGAATGCGCCGGAGTTCTATACACCGGATGTCGCGACCTATGACTTCAACCCCGCCGCTGCCAACGAAATCCTTGACAAGGCCGGGTACAAGCAAGGGCCGGATGGCAACCGCTTTACGCTGAAACTTCGCCCCGCGCCCTATTTCAACGAGACCCGCCAGTTCGGCGACTACCTTCGCCAGGCGCTCGCCAAGATCGGCATCGATGCGGAAATCGTCAATGCCGATGCCGCCGCGCACCAGAAAGCTGTTTATACCGACCACGACTTCGATCTCGCCGTTGGTCCGCCGGTCTTCCGCGGCGATCCGGCGATCTCCACCACCATTCTCGTCCGGTCCGGCACGCCCGATGGCGTGCCCTTCTCCAACCAGGGCGGTTATGTCAATCCGGAGCTCGACAAGATCATCCAGCAGGCTTCCGAAACCGTCGACACGGCGGCGCGCACCGATCTCTACCGCAAGTTCCAGCAGCTCGTCGTCGCCGATCTGCCGCTGATCAACGTTGCGGAATGGGGCTTCATCACCGTCGCGCGCGACACCGTGCTCAACGTCTCGAACAATCCGCGCTGGGCCGTCTCGAACTGGGGCGATACCGCGCTGCAATCGTGA
- a CDS encoding ABC transporter permease: protein MTTIDDDTLPQASGRAKASPQSGSSRLAALGAFLRAGAVFILLAALVVGFTIAEPAFINIANLMSILQAVSVVAILGAGVTVTLAVGGFDLSIGAVAASSVMAASYAMIVWRLDAYATVPLVLAFGALVGLVNAFLIVRLKVPDLLATLAMMFLLSGLQLIPTAGRSISAGLTLPDGSKATGAYDPTFLLIGRYSIFGTLPVAVVLMAVVAVALFILTERTRIGRLLFATGGNEVATRLAGASTVRLKTLAYVLSGTLASLGGIVIAARVGRGDVSSGGSLLMDSVAAALIGFAVLNLRRPNVLGTIAGAVFVGVLLNGLTMLNAPYYTQDFVKGAVLVGALALTYGLGRSNP, encoded by the coding sequence ATGACGACGATCGACGACGACACGCTTCCACAGGCAAGCGGCCGGGCAAAGGCATCGCCGCAATCGGGCAGCAGCCGTCTCGCCGCCCTCGGAGCGTTCCTCCGGGCAGGCGCGGTGTTCATCCTGCTGGCGGCTCTCGTCGTCGGCTTCACCATCGCCGAGCCCGCCTTCATCAATATCGCCAATCTGATGAGCATCCTGCAGGCGGTGTCCGTCGTCGCTATTCTCGGCGCCGGCGTCACCGTGACGCTTGCCGTCGGCGGTTTCGACCTGTCGATCGGTGCGGTCGCCGCATCGAGCGTGATGGCGGCGAGTTATGCGATGATCGTCTGGCGCCTCGATGCCTATGCGACGGTGCCGCTGGTGCTCGCCTTCGGTGCCCTGGTCGGCCTCGTCAATGCCTTCTTGATCGTGCGCCTAAAGGTGCCGGATCTCCTGGCGACGCTGGCGATGATGTTCCTGCTCTCCGGCCTGCAGCTGATACCCACAGCAGGCCGGTCGATCTCGGCGGGCCTCACCCTACCGGACGGATCGAAGGCGACCGGCGCCTACGACCCGACCTTTCTGCTGATCGGCCGCTACAGCATCTTTGGCACCCTGCCGGTTGCCGTGGTGCTGATGGCGGTGGTCGCCGTCGCGCTCTTCATTCTCACCGAGCGCACTCGCATCGGCCGGTTGCTGTTTGCGACCGGCGGCAACGAGGTCGCGACCCGGCTTGCCGGCGCCTCCACCGTCAGGCTGAAGACGCTTGCCTATGTGCTCTCGGGCACCCTGGCCTCGCTCGGCGGCATCGTCATCGCCGCTCGCGTCGGGCGTGGCGATGTCTCCTCCGGCGGCTCGCTGCTGATGGATTCGGTCGCCGCCGCGTTGATCGGTTTTGCCGTCCTCAATCTCAGGCGTCCAAACGTGCTCGGCACCATTGCCGGCGCCGTCTTCGTCGGCGTGCTGCTGAACGGCCTCACCATGCTGAACGCTCCTTATTACACCCAGGATTTCGTCAAGGGCGCCGTGCTTGTCGGAGCCTTGGCGCTGACCTACGGCCTCGGCCGCAGCAATCCCTAA
- a CDS encoding LLM class flavin-dependent oxidoreductase — MTREIRLNAFDMNCVGHQSPGLWRHPRDKSWTYKDLDYWVHLAKTLERGKFDGLFIADVLGVYDVLNGNVDAALRHSAQVPVNDPLQLIPTMSYETEHLGFGLTASLSFEHPYTFARRISTLDHLTKGRVGWNIVTSYLNSGALNIGQPAQTKHDDRYDLAEEYLEVCYKLWEGSWEDGAVVRDRETGIFTHPDKVHPIRHSGKHFNVPGIHLSEPSPQRTPVLYQAGASSRGKDFAGAHAECIFVASPSKAVLKRYVANVREAAERVGRNPREILAFNLQTVVLGETDAEAQRKFNEYRKYASFEGALTLISGWTGIDFGQFGPDEVLRHRHTNAVQSAVETFTTIDPTKEWTVREMADWVGVGGFGPVFVGSPQTVADLMQEWVEDTDVDGFNLAYAVTPESFEDAVDLLVPELQKRGVYKTDYARGTLREKLGGAGPRLAAPHPGAAYRNLFKEPARFAASG, encoded by the coding sequence ATGACCCGCGAAATCAGGCTGAACGCCTTCGACATGAATTGCGTCGGACACCAGTCGCCGGGGCTCTGGCGCCATCCGCGCGACAAATCCTGGACCTACAAGGATCTTGACTACTGGGTGCATCTGGCAAAGACGCTGGAGCGCGGCAAGTTCGACGGGCTGTTCATCGCCGACGTGCTCGGCGTCTACGACGTGCTGAACGGCAATGTCGATGCCGCACTTCGCCATTCGGCGCAGGTGCCGGTCAACGACCCGCTGCAGCTCATCCCGACCATGTCTTATGAGACCGAGCATCTCGGCTTCGGCCTGACGGCATCGCTCTCCTTCGAACATCCCTACACCTTCGCCCGCCGCATCTCGACGCTCGACCATCTCACGAAAGGCCGCGTCGGCTGGAATATCGTCACCTCCTATCTCAACAGCGGCGCGCTCAATATCGGTCAGCCGGCGCAGACCAAGCATGACGATCGCTACGATCTCGCCGAGGAATATCTCGAGGTCTGCTACAAGCTCTGGGAGGGAAGCTGGGAGGACGGCGCCGTCGTCCGCGACCGCGAAACCGGCATCTTCACCCATCCCGACAAGGTCCATCCGATCCGCCATTCCGGCAAGCACTTCAATGTGCCCGGCATTCACTTGAGCGAACCGTCGCCGCAACGTACCCCGGTGCTCTACCAGGCCGGCGCCTCCAGCCGCGGCAAGGACTTCGCCGGCGCCCATGCCGAATGCATCTTCGTCGCCTCCCCGTCGAAAGCCGTACTGAAGCGTTACGTCGCCAATGTCCGCGAGGCGGCCGAACGGGTCGGCCGCAACCCGCGCGAAATCCTCGCCTTCAACCTGCAAACCGTGGTTCTCGGCGAGACCGATGCGGAAGCGCAGCGGAAATTCAACGAATACCGCAAATACGCCTCCTTCGAAGGGGCGCTGACGCTGATCTCCGGCTGGACCGGCATCGATTTCGGCCAGTTCGGGCCGGACGAAGTGCTGCGGCACCGCCATACCAATGCGGTGCAATCGGCTGTCGAGACCTTCACCACCATCGATCCCACCAAGGAATGGACGGTGCGCGAAATGGCCGACTGGGTCGGCGTCGGCGGTTTCGGCCCGGTTTTCGTCGGCTCGCCGCAGACGGTCGCCGATCTGATGCAGGAATGGGTCGAGGACACCGACGTCGACGGCTTCAATCTCGCCTATGCCGTGACGCCCGAGAGTTTCGAGGATGCGGTCGATCTGCTGGTGCCGGAACTGCAGAAGCGTGGCGTCTACAAGACGGACTATGCCAGGGGAACGCTGCGGGAAAAGCTTGGGGGCGCCGGACCGCGGCTTGCCGCGCCGCATCCGGGTGCGGCCTATCGTAATCTCTTCAAAGAGCCCGCACGTTTTGCGGCCAGTGGTTGA